DNA sequence from the Deinococcus aerolatus genome:
ATGTTTGCTCATTACCCTTTGTTCCGGCAGTCCTTTGGCACGGGCAGTGCGAACGTAATCCAGACGGATCACCTCAAGTAACGCGCTGCGGATGAAGCGAATCATCACTGCGCCGCTGACTACGCCTGCTGTTATGGCGGGCAAGAGTAAATGGCTCAGCCAGCCGCCCACGCCGCCCTGGGCAACGCTCTCGTAGCCGCTGGAGGGCAACCAGCCGAGCCGCTCGGAGAAGAAATAGATCAGCATGATGCCCAGCCAGAAGTCCGGGATCGACACGCCCAACTGACTGAGAAGTCCCGCTCCCAGATCCCGCTTTCCACCTGGACGCAGCGCTCCGGCAATGCCCAACGGCAAGGCCACCAGGAGGCCAATCAGAAGTGCAAAGAAGGCCAGGGTCACGGTGGGCAGGATGCGCGGGCCGATGATCTCAGCGATGGGTCTGGAAGTGATCAGGCTCTGCCCGAAATCTCCCCGCAAGACCCCGGTGAGCCAGTGGTAGAACTGCGTGTACAGCGGCGCGTTCAGACCCATGCGCTCACGCAGTTCGGCAATGGCTTCAGGGGTAGCCTGAATGCCCAGGACAACCCGCGCTGGATCACCGGGAATAAACTGCACCAGCAAAAACGTCAGCATGCTGATGCCCAGCAGCACTAGCACCACGCTGCCTAGGCGGCGGATCAGGT
Encoded proteins:
- a CDS encoding ABC transporter permease, whose product is MSVTYLIRRLGSVVLVLLGISMLTFLLVQFIPGDPARVVLGIQATPEAIAELRERMGLNAPLYTQFYHWLTGVLRGDFGQSLITSRPIAEIIGPRILPTVTLAFFALLIGLLVALPLGIAGALRPGGKRDLGAGLLSQLGVSIPDFWLGIMLIYFFSERLGWLPSSGYESVAQGGVGGWLSHLLLPAITAGVVSGAVMIRFIRSALLEVIRLDYVRTARAKGLPEQRVMSKHVLRNAAIPIVTVVGLQLATLLSQIVVVEIVFAWPGLGRLALESTLNRDYSILQAAVLLTAVIYSVSSLLTDLLYGILDPRVQYG